A single region of the Rhizobium sp. NLR16a genome encodes:
- a CDS encoding ectoine synthase, with protein MFVRSLREVEQTERFVDWGNGTSHRLLTRDDGMGFTVCHTVVRANTEALLQYRNHLEACYCIQGAGEVEDMDGNVFPIRAGDIYVLDKHDRHYLRGGKDEDLILVSVFNPPLNGTERHDLSNRSGSEY; from the coding sequence ATGTTTGTGAGAAGCCTGAGAGAAGTCGAGCAGACCGAGCGTTTCGTCGATTGGGGCAATGGCACAAGCCATCGTCTGCTGACCAGGGATGACGGGATGGGGTTTACCGTCTGCCACACCGTTGTTCGCGCCAACACCGAAGCCCTGCTGCAGTACCGCAACCATCTGGAGGCCTGCTACTGCATCCAGGGAGCAGGCGAGGTCGAGGATATGGACGGCAATGTCTTCCCCATCCGCGCCGGCGATATCTACGTTCTCGACAAACACGATCGGCACTATTTGCGGGGTGGCAAGGATGAGGATCTCATCCTCGTCAGCGTCTTCAATCCACCATTGAATGGCACGGAACGTCACGATCTAAGCAATAGAAGCGGTTCGGAATACTGA
- a CDS encoding SLC13 family permease, whose amino-acid sequence MGIEILAIGLLVAMFIIATIQPINMGALAFAGAFVLGSMTIGMKTGDIFAGFPSDLFLTLVAVTYLFAIAQINGTIDWLVECAVRLVRGRIGLIPWVMFLVAAVITGFGALGPAAVAILAPVALSFAIQYRIHPVMMGLMVIHGAQAGGFSPISIYGGITNQIVAKAGLPFAPTSLFLSSFFFNLAISVLVFFAFGGAKVMRHAPATSPGPLPELHPEGVSASIRGHGGTPAKPIRDHAYGTAADTAATLRLNNERITTLIGLTALGIGALVFKFNVGLVAMTVAVALALLSPKTQKAAIDKVSWSTVLLIAGIITYVGVMEKAGTVDYVANGISSLGMPLLVALLLCFTGAIVSAFASSTALLGAIIPLAVPFLMQGHVSAIGVVAAIAISTTIVDTSPFSTNGALVVANAPDDRREQVLKQLLIYSALIAIIGPIVAWLVFVVPGLV is encoded by the coding sequence ATGGGTATTGAAATACTGGCCATAGGCCTGCTGGTCGCGATGTTCATCATTGCGACGATCCAGCCGATCAACATGGGCGCGCTCGCTTTTGCCGGCGCCTTCGTCCTCGGCTCCATGACAATCGGCATGAAGACCGGCGATATTTTTGCCGGCTTCCCGAGCGATCTGTTCCTGACGCTCGTCGCCGTCACCTACCTCTTCGCCATCGCGCAGATCAACGGCACCATCGACTGGCTGGTCGAATGCGCCGTGCGCCTGGTGCGTGGACGCATCGGTCTGATCCCCTGGGTTATGTTCCTCGTCGCCGCCGTCATCACCGGTTTCGGCGCGCTTGGGCCGGCCGCAGTGGCCATTCTCGCCCCTGTGGCCCTGAGCTTTGCCATTCAGTACCGCATTCACCCGGTGATGATGGGTCTCATGGTGATCCACGGCGCCCAGGCAGGCGGCTTTTCGCCGATCAGCATCTATGGCGGCATCACCAACCAGATCGTCGCGAAGGCCGGCCTGCCTTTCGCTCCGACGTCGTTGTTTCTCTCGAGCTTTTTCTTCAACCTGGCGATATCAGTGCTGGTGTTCTTCGCCTTCGGCGGCGCAAAGGTCATGAGGCACGCGCCGGCAACATCACCTGGCCCCTTGCCCGAACTGCATCCCGAGGGCGTGTCGGCCTCGATCAGGGGCCACGGCGGCACGCCGGCAAAGCCGATCCGGGACCATGCCTACGGCACTGCGGCCGATACGGCGGCGACGCTGCGTCTGAACAATGAGAGAATCACCACCCTGATCGGCCTGACGGCGCTCGGCATCGGCGCCCTGGTTTTCAAGTTCAATGTCGGTCTGGTCGCCATGACCGTCGCCGTTGCGCTGGCGCTGCTGTCCCCGAAGACCCAGAAGGCGGCCATCGACAAGGTCAGCTGGTCGACCGTGCTTTTGATTGCCGGCATCATCACCTATGTCGGCGTCATGGAGAAGGCCGGTACGGTCGACTATGTCGCGAACGGCATATCCAGTCTCGGCATGCCGCTGCTGGTGGCGCTCCTGCTTTGCTTTACCGGCGCCATCGTCTCGGCCTTTGCATCCTCGACCGCGCTGCTCGGCGCCATCATCCCGCTTGCGGTTCCGTTCCTCATGCAGGGACATGTCAGCGCCATAGGCGTGGTCGCGGCCATCGCGATTTCGACGACGATCGTCGATACCAGCCCCTTTTCCACCAATGGCGCTCTTGTGGTCGCCAATGCGCCGGATGACAGGCGAGAGCAGGTCCTCAAGCAGTTGCTGATCTATAGCGCGCTGATTGCCATTATCGGCCCGATCGTCGCCTGGTTGGTGTTCGTCGTGCCGGGGCTGGTTTGA
- a CDS encoding malonyl-CoA synthase has product MSNHLFDAMRAAAPGDAAFIRIDSTRLWTYDDAFALSGRIAGAMDTLGIRPGDRVAVQVEKSVEALILYLACLRSGAVYLPLNTAYTLAELDYFIGDAEPRLVVVAPAAREGVETIAKRHGAIVETLDSDGSGSLLDLARDEPADFVDASRAADDLAAILYTSGTTGRSKGAMLTHGNLLSNALTLRDYWRVTSDDRLIHALPIFHTHGLFVATNVTLLAGASMFLLPKFDADEVVSLMPQATMLMGVPTFYVRLLQSPRFDKQAAANIRLFISGSAPLLAETHTAFQARTGHAILERYGMTETNMNTSNPYDGKRIAGTVGLPLPDVTVRVTDPATGQVLPPEETGMIEIKGPNVFKGYWRMPEKTAAEFTADGFFISGDLGKIDRDGYVHIVGRGKDLVISGGYNIYPKEVESEIDQIDGVVESAVIGVPHPDFGEGVTAVVVCKPGAVLDEKSIVSALHDRLARYKQPKRIIFADDLPRNTMGKVQKNILRQQYADLYTRT; this is encoded by the coding sequence GTGAGCAACCATCTTTTCGACGCCATGCGGGCCGCCGCGCCCGGCGACGCAGCGTTCATCCGGATCGATAGCACCCGCCTATGGACCTATGACGACGCCTTCGCTCTTTCCGGCCGCATCGCCGGCGCGATGGACACGCTCGGCATCCGCCCCGGCGACCGGGTTGCGGTGCAGGTCGAAAAAAGCGTCGAGGCGCTCATCCTCTATCTCGCCTGTCTTCGCAGCGGTGCCGTCTACCTGCCGCTCAACACCGCCTATACGCTGGCCGAGCTCGACTATTTCATCGGTGATGCGGAGCCGCGTCTGGTGGTCGTCGCCCCGGCCGCACGGGAAGGCGTGGAGACCATCGCCAAACGCCACGGCGCGATCGTCGAAACCCTCGACTCCGACGGTAGCGGCTCTTTGCTCGATCTTGCGCGCGACGAGCCGGCCGACTTTGTCGATGCCTCGCGCGCCGCCGATGATCTGGCCGCGATCCTCTACACCTCGGGAACAACGGGCCGTTCGAAGGGAGCGATGCTCACCCATGGAAATCTGCTCTCCAACGCCCTGACCCTGCGGGACTACTGGCGCGTCACATCAGATGACCGGCTGATTCATGCCCTGCCGATCTTCCACACGCACGGGCTCTTCGTCGCCACCAACGTCACGCTGCTCGCCGGCGCCTCGATGTTCCTGCTGCCGAAGTTCGACGCCGATGAGGTCGTTTCGCTGATGCCGCAGGCAACGATGCTGATGGGCGTGCCGACCTTCTACGTGCGTCTCCTGCAAAGCCCGCGCTTCGACAAACAGGCGGCGGCCAACATTCGCCTGTTCATCTCAGGCTCGGCGCCGCTGCTGGCAGAGACGCATACCGCGTTCCAGGCGCGGACAGGCCACGCGATTCTCGAGCGCTACGGCATGACCGAAACCAATATGAACACGTCGAACCCCTATGACGGAAAGAGGATTGCCGGGACGGTGGGCTTGCCGCTGCCTGACGTGACGGTGCGGGTGACCGATCCCGCCACCGGACAGGTGCTGCCGCCTGAAGAAACCGGCATGATCGAAATCAAGGGGCCGAACGTCTTCAAGGGCTATTGGCGCATGCCGGAGAAAACCGCGGCCGAATTCACCGCCGACGGCTTCTTCATCAGCGGCGATCTCGGCAAGATTGATCGGGACGGCTATGTCCACATCGTCGGCCGCGGCAAGGATCTGGTGATTTCGGGCGGCTACAACATCTATCCGAAAGAGGTCGAGAGCGAGATCGACCAGATCGACGGTGTGGTCGAAAGCGCTGTGATCGGCGTGCCGCATCCCGATTTCGGCGAAGGCGTCACCGCCGTCGTCGTGTGCAAGCCTGGCGCCGTCCTGGATGAAAAGAGCATTGTCAGCGCCCTCCACGACCGCCTCGCGCGCTACAAGCAACCCAAACGCATCATCTTCGCCGACGACCTGCCGCGCAACACGATGGGCAAGGTTCAGAAGAACATCCTGCGGCAGCAATACGCCGATCTTTACACCAGGACGTAA